In one Candidatus Acidulodesulfobacterium acidiphilum genomic region, the following are encoded:
- a CDS encoding glycosyltransferase family 1 protein has translation MNILHVISSRGWGGAENSAVYLAKTQIEKGNSAFFFIHSFNDKLINILKTNGVNFYSAFNPERKNIYALNKIIKICRENKIDIIHTHLGTGSYLGVLAGNFLKIPVVSTINIFSGYHYYALADALCFDSNAVKDYHMKYFSTPEYLEYKPNLIESAVNKIFKLSYKTVNNLEELKNKSHVVYERIDESHFINYKDRLNEFDNYFNIGMTGRIDEQKGQIYFIEAAELLIKEYRNNSNVKSKVKPLMFHIVGSGKTENNLKRITKNKGIAENFRFWGYQKDVRKFVNTFDVCVSCSLNEPFGINNLEYMFMKKPCIAASSGGIPEVFGDTNILITPKDPFKLKEAIKIYIENENYKNEQASKGFERAKKVFSSDISYKKIMDVYGEVLDNQKSKFAYR, from the coding sequence ATGAATATTCTTCACGTCATATCGTCTAGGGGCTGGGGAGGAGCGGAAAATTCAGCCGTCTATCTTGCCAAAACCCAGATAGAAAAAGGAAATTCCGCTTTCTTTTTCATTCATTCCTTTAACGACAAACTTATAAATATCTTAAAAACTAACGGCGTTAATTTTTATTCGGCATTTAATCCGGAAAGAAAAAATATATACGCATTAAATAAAATTATAAAAATATGCCGTGAAAATAAAATAGATATTATACATACGCATCTCGGCACTGGAAGTTATCTTGGGGTTCTAGCCGGAAACTTTCTTAAAATTCCGGTAGTCAGCACTATAAATATATTCAGCGGTTATCATTATTACGCGCTTGCGGATGCGTTATGCTTCGACAGCAATGCCGTGAAAGACTATCATATGAAATACTTCTCGACGCCCGAATATTTAGAATACAAGCCTAATTTAATAGAATCTGCCGTCAACAAAATTTTTAAGCTTTCTTACAAAACCGTTAATAATTTAGAGGAATTAAAAAATAAATCCCATGTAGTATACGAAAGAATAGACGAATCGCATTTCATTAATTATAAAGACAGATTAAACGAATTCGATAATTATTTTAATATAGGCATGACGGGAAGGATAGACGAACAGAAAGGACAGATTTATTTTATAGAAGCGGCGGAACTTTTAATTAAAGAATACCGTAACAATTCAAACGTTAAATCAAAAGTGAAGCCGCTTATGTTTCATATAGTAGGAAGCGGCAAAACCGAAAACAATTTAAAACGGATAACCAAAAATAAAGGGATAGCAGAAAATTTCAGATTTTGGGGTTACCAAAAAGACGTGAGAAAATTCGTCAATACTTTCGACGTATGCGTTTCCTGTTCGTTAAACGAACCTTTCGGCATTAATAACCTGGAATATATGTTTATGAAAAAACCCTGCATAGCTGCCTCTTCCGGCGGAATTCCGGAAGTTTTCGGCGACACCAATATCCTTATTACCCCAAAAGACCCCTTTAAACTCAAAGAAGCTATTAAAATTTATATAGAAAACGAAAATTATAAAAACGAACAAGCATCTAAAGGTTTTGAAAGAGCCAAAAAAGTTTTTTCTTCCGATATTTCCTATAAAAAAATCATGGACGTTTACGGCGAGGTTTTGGATAATCAAAAATCAAAATTTGCATACAGGTAA
- a CDS encoding type II toxin-antitoxin system VapC family toxin, with product MNNFADNINKIFLDTDIAIFLLKKETKFVKPFLNLYGNGTRFFYNPIVKAEIYAGAFKSEYDTIERFFNFLECVDINDEIGEKAGLYANEFKKSYNGISLEDFIIAATVKTHGLKLWTNNIKHYPMKNIEFI from the coding sequence ATGAATAACTTTGCCGATAACATAAATAAAATATTTTTAGATACAGATATAGCGATTTTTTTACTTAAAAAAGAAACTAAATTTGTAAAACCGTTTTTAAATCTATACGGCAATGGAACAAGGTTTTTTTATAACCCTATAGTTAAGGCTGAAATATATGCAGGCGCTTTTAAAAGCGAATACGACACAATCGAACGATTCTTTAATTTTTTAGAATGCGTTGATATAAACGATGAGATTGGGGAAAAAGCGGGATTATATGCCAATGAATTTAAAAAATCTTATAACGGTATATCGCTTGAAGATTTTATAATTGCCGCAACCGTAAAAACACATGGACTTAAACTCTGGACAAATAACATTAAACATTATCCAATGAAAAATATAGAATTTATTTAA
- a CDS encoding type II toxin-antitoxin system Phd/YefM family antitoxin produces the protein MLSITANELKTKGASILDNETVITVRGKRKFVVIDFDYYQYLRECELSRAIEDTKKDIENGRFIKESVKNHLKKLRNGL, from the coding sequence ATGCTAAGTATAACGGCAAACGAATTAAAAACAAAAGGGGCTTCGATTTTGGACAATGAAACCGTTATAACGGTAAGAGGCAAACGTAAATTCGTAGTTATCGATTTTGATTACTATCAGTATCTTAGGGAATGCGAACTTAGCAGGGCAATAGAGGATACGAAAAAAGATATAGAAAACGGAAGGTTTATTAAAGAAAGCGTAAAAAATCATTTAAAAAAACTTCGCAATGGCTTATGA
- a CDS encoding plasmid stabilization protein encodes MAYDIIFTQSYTKKEKRFLKKHPDIFNQYVKTLELLGLNPFHNSLRLHKLEGGLNGLYSVSINIQYRITVEFLIKDDSIIPVDVGTHDDVY; translated from the coding sequence ATGGCTTATGATATAATTTTTACCCAAAGCTATACTAAGAAAGAAAAACGTTTTTTAAAGAAGCATCCCGATATATTCAATCAATATGTTAAAACTTTAGAATTGCTTGGATTAAACCCTTTTCATAATTCGCTCAGGCTGCACAAATTGGAAGGTGGCTTGAATGGCCTTTACTCCGTATCTATAAACATACAATATAGGATAACCGTTGAGTTTTTAATTAAAGACGATTCTATTATTCCAGTGGATGTCGGAACCCATGACGATGTATATTGA
- a CDS encoding AbrB/MazE/SpoVT family DNA-binding domain-containing protein: MKLNIITIGNSKGIRIPSAILKQCNIEKELDLEVKDNEIILKPAKNKPRDGWDNAFKLMRRRNDDALIIDDALDLDGEENWEWK, translated from the coding sequence ATGAAATTAAATATTATAACTATCGGCAATTCAAAAGGCATAAGAATACCGTCGGCAATCCTTAAACAGTGCAATATAGAAAAAGAGTTGGATCTTGAGGTCAAAGACAATGAAATAATTTTAAAACCTGCCAAAAATAAGCCCAGAGACGGATGGGATAATGCTTTTAAGCTAATGCGCAGACGAAACGACGACGCATTGATTATTGACGACGCATTAGATCTTGACGGGGAAGAGAATTGGGAATGGAAATAA
- a CDS encoding glycosyltransferase translates to MKLSGFTYIRNGSSLHYPFIESIKSLLPIVDEYVVLVCDSTDDTKELIENISDPKIKIYDSDWNDAEKLKGEIHSHKTNESLKHITGDFGFYLQGDELIHEKDYDGILKFLEENKDDASIKGFVFNYMHFFGGFFSYPKKEYMEKIFYYDKETRIIRNDKTVLSSGDATGFAEISGKAVSLENGNALKMPEDIKIYHYGKALKPEYNYKKELNTLNINESKLTRKLKTWAFNFSPKVDKYIFNDFNFLEFVDKENLQFHPEPIRYLAAQQDWDVKDFINYKRKPNAIRRFFKITVYRIINEIYSGIKKIK, encoded by the coding sequence ATGAAACTATCAGGATTTACATATATAAGAAACGGTTCGTCACTGCACTACCCGTTCATAGAATCTATTAAATCTTTGCTGCCTATAGTCGATGAATATGTAGTTTTGGTTTGCGACTCCACTGACGACACAAAAGAACTTATAGAAAATATTAGCGACCCTAAGATAAAAATATACGACTCCGATTGGAACGATGCAGAAAAACTGAAAGGTGAAATACATTCCCATAAAACCAATGAGAGTCTTAAACATATCACCGGAGATTTCGGATTTTATCTTCAGGGAGACGAACTGATTCACGAAAAAGATTACGACGGTATATTAAAATTCCTTGAAGAAAATAAGGACGACGCATCTATAAAAGGTTTTGTTTTTAATTATATGCATTTCTTCGGCGGTTTTTTCAGCTATCCCAAAAAAGAATATATGGAAAAAATATTTTATTACGACAAAGAAACGAGGATCATAAGAAACGATAAAACCGTGCTTTCTTCCGGAGACGCAACCGGTTTTGCGGAAATAAGCGGAAAAGCCGTTTCGTTAGAAAACGGCAACGCTTTAAAGATGCCTGAAGATATAAAAATATATCACTACGGAAAGGCTTTAAAACCAGAATATAATTATAAAAAAGAACTTAATACCTTAAATATTAACGAATCCAAATTAACAAGAAAACTTAAAACATGGGCTTTTAATTTCAGCCCTAAAGTTGACAAATATATTTTTAACGATTTCAATTTCCTTGAATTCGTCGACAAGGAAAATCTGCAATTCCATCCAGAACCTATAAGATATCTTGCCGCTCAACAGGACTGGGATGTAAAAGATTTCATAAATTATAAAAGAAAACCGAATGCAATAAGAAGATTTTTTAAAATTACCGTTTACAGGATAATAAACGAAATATATAGCGGAATAAAAAAAATAAAATGA
- a CDS encoding type II toxin-antitoxin system PemK/MazF family toxin, whose amino-acid sequence MEISQYDVCLVNLDPTIGHEMKKTRPCLVISPNEMNDNIRTVIITPMTTKSHDYPTRIKLSFEGKTVWIVLDQIRTIDKQRLVKKLGRISEDVILSVKTSIREMLVE is encoded by the coding sequence ATGGAAATAAGCCAGTATGACGTGTGTCTCGTAAATCTCGACCCGACTATCGGACATGAAATGAAAAAGACGAGACCCTGTCTTGTAATTTCGCCAAACGAAATGAACGATAATATCAGGACGGTTATTATAACCCCAATGACTACAAAATCGCATGATTATCCGACCAGGATCAAGCTATCCTTTGAAGGCAAAACGGTTTGGATAGTCCTTGACCAGATAAGAACAATAGATAAACAGCGGTTAGTTAAAAAACTCGGAAGAATAAGCGAAGATGTAATACTGTCCGTCAAAACTTCAATTAGAGAGATGCTCGTAGAATAA
- a CDS encoding glycosyltransferase family 2 protein, whose translation MKLSVIIPCYNEVKTIEEIITAVKNSPYENKEIVIVDDCSTDGTRELLKNGLEKQVDKVIYHEVNSGKGAAIRTGIAEGDMVIIQDADLEYDPKEYPSLVEPILKGKADVVFGSRFITTETRRILYFWHRVGNGILTLLSNIFTNLNLSDMETCYKVFKSDIIKNIKIEENRFGFEPEITAKIAKIKGVRIYEVGISYYGRTYDEGKKIGLKDGFRALYCIIKYNVFRK comes from the coding sequence ATGAAGCTATCTGTCATTATACCTTGCTACAACGAAGTTAAGACTATTGAAGAAATTATAACGGCCGTCAAAAACTCCCCTTACGAAAATAAAGAAATAGTAATTGTAGACGACTGCTCTACAGACGGAACGAGGGAACTGCTTAAAAACGGACTTGAAAAACAGGTCGACAAGGTAATTTACCATGAAGTAAATTCCGGCAAGGGAGCGGCGATCAGGACTGGAATAGCCGAAGGCGATATGGTAATAATTCAGGACGCAGATCTTGAATACGACCCCAAGGAATATCCAAGCTTAGTCGAGCCCATACTTAAGGGCAAGGCCGACGTAGTTTTCGGTTCTCGCTTTATAACGACGGAAACCCGCAGGATACTTTATTTCTGGCACAGAGTCGGCAACGGCATCCTGACCCTGCTTTCCAATATATTTACCAACTTAAACCTGTCGGATATGGAAACCTGCTATAAGGTTTTTAAAAGCGATATAATAAAGAACATAAAAATCGAAGAAAACCGCTTCGGCTTCGAACCTGAAATAACCGCTAAAATTGCTAAAATAAAAGGCGTACGCATTTACGAAGTCGGTATATCCTATTACGGCAGAACGTACGACGAAGGCAAAAAAATCGGTTTAAAAGACGGTTTCAGGGCGCTATACTGCATAATAAAATATAACGTTTTCAGGAAATAA